Proteins encoded together in one Allomeiothermus silvanus DSM 9946 window:
- the cas2 gene encoding CRISPR-associated endonuclease Cas2, which produces MELYAIVAYDTPSDSRRAKLARLLKGFGERRQFSVFECRLRREHWALLKARIENLVDKDEDVLAVYFLPPEAVGRTYRIGHEAVKRLDEPEFI; this is translated from the coding sequence ATGGAACTCTACGCCATCGTGGCCTACGACACCCCGTCCGACTCCAGGCGGGCCAAGCTCGCCCGCCTGCTCAAAGGCTTCGGCGAACGTCGGCAGTTCAGCGTCTTCGAGTGCCGGCTCCGCCGCGAGCACTGGGCGCTGCTCAAGGCCAGGATCGAGAACTTGGTGGACAAGGACGAGGACGTGCTGGCCGTCTACTTCCTCCCCCCTGAGGCCGTGGGGCGCACCTACCGCATCGGGCACGAGGCCGTCAAGCGCTTGGACGAGCCCGAGTTCATCTAG
- the cas1 gene encoding CRISPR-associated endonuclease Cas1, protein MGVVYVLEDGYLAKDGGTLKVSKRGPGGGETLLEKPLIGVEEIVVLGNAVVTPALLKHCAEENIGLHYVSTGGRYFAGLTRTPAKNAPARVAQFAAHLDPTRKLALARRFVLGKLRNSLTLLRRNGAEGWEEIRWAIGELDKAADEGALRGLEGNAADVYFRSYAALLPEGFRFSERSRRPPRDPANSLLSLAYTFLAKECESALQVAGLDPYVGYLHEVRYGRASLALDLMEEFRSILADSVVLSLLNNRRLTLEDFDDAEGYPKLRKESFPKFLRAWEERLTDRVRHPLLGKAYSYRQTVLVQARVLVKHLMGELPAYEPFTVR, encoded by the coding sequence ATGGGCGTGGTCTACGTGCTCGAGGACGGCTACCTCGCCAAGGACGGCGGCACCCTCAAGGTCTCGAAGCGGGGCCCGGGCGGTGGCGAGACGCTGCTGGAGAAGCCCCTGATCGGCGTGGAGGAGATCGTGGTGCTCGGCAACGCGGTGGTCACGCCCGCCCTCCTCAAGCACTGTGCCGAGGAGAACATCGGCCTGCACTACGTCTCCACCGGCGGCAGGTACTTCGCGGGGCTGACCCGCACCCCCGCCAAGAACGCCCCGGCGCGGGTGGCCCAGTTCGCCGCCCACCTCGACCCCACGCGCAAGCTGGCCCTGGCCCGGCGCTTCGTGCTCGGCAAGCTTCGCAACAGCCTGACCCTGCTGCGTCGCAACGGCGCCGAGGGCTGGGAGGAGATCCGGTGGGCCATCGGCGAGCTCGACAAGGCGGCGGACGAGGGGGCGCTGCGCGGGCTCGAGGGCAACGCCGCCGACGTGTACTTCCGCTCCTACGCCGCGCTGCTCCCGGAGGGCTTCCGCTTTTCGGAGCGAAGCCGCCGCCCCCCGCGCGACCCCGCCAACAGCCTGCTCTCGCTGGCCTACACCTTCCTGGCCAAGGAGTGCGAGAGTGCCCTGCAGGTCGCCGGGCTCGACCCCTACGTGGGCTACCTGCACGAGGTCCGCTACGGGCGGGCCAGCCTAGCGCTCGACCTGATGGAGGAGTTCCGCAGCATCCTGGCCGACTCGGTGGTGCTGTCGCTGCTCAACAACCGCCGGCTCACCCTCGAGGACTTCGACGACGCCGAGGGCTACCCCAAGCTCCGCAAGGAGTCGTTCCCCAAGTTCCTGCGGGCCTGGGAGGAGCGCCTCACCGACCGGGTACGCCACCCGCTGCTGGGCAAAGCCTACAGCTACCGCCAGACGGTCCTAGTGCAAGCACGGGTCCTGGTCAAGCACCTGATGGGCGAGCTACCCGCCTACGAGCCCTTCACGGTGCGCTAG
- the cas4 gene encoding CRISPR-associated protein Cas4: protein MDEAHYLPVSKVNTAVFCPRRFYLEYVLGEVHRNHHVIEGHHLHTRAYTERGERSGVWVWSDRLGLVGVVDRIEYAGGEPVLVEYKKGRAFPQANDSDAVQLAAQALCLEESRGERARRGAVYYHASRTRREVALTPELLGRAEAAVAHMRQLLRSPRPPGVAVPPSKCAGCSTREACQPELLRREGGGG, encoded by the coding sequence ATGGACGAGGCCCACTACCTACCCGTCTCCAAGGTGAACACGGCGGTCTTCTGCCCCCGCCGGTTCTACCTCGAGTACGTCCTGGGCGAGGTCCACCGCAACCACCACGTCATCGAGGGACACCACCTACACACTCGGGCCTATACCGAGCGGGGCGAGCGCAGCGGGGTGTGGGTCTGGTCGGACCGGCTGGGGCTGGTGGGGGTGGTGGACCGCATCGAGTACGCCGGCGGCGAGCCCGTGCTGGTGGAGTACAAGAAGGGGCGGGCCTTCCCGCAGGCCAACGACTCCGACGCCGTGCAGCTCGCCGCCCAGGCGCTGTGCCTGGAGGAGTCGCGCGGCGAGCGGGCGCGCCGGGGCGCCGTCTACTACCACGCCAGCCGGACCCGCCGCGAGGTGGCGCTCACCCCCGAGCTGCTAGGCCGCGCCGAGGCGGCCGTGGCCCACATGCGCCAGCTCCTGCGGAGCCCCAGGCCGCCCGGGGTGGCGGTACCACCCAGCAAGTGCGCGGGGTGCAGCACCCGGGAGGCCTGCCAGCCCGAGCTGCTGCGCCGGGAGGGGGGCGGGGGCTGA
- a CDS encoding helix-turn-helix transcriptional regulator, translating to MTNENDIRLIQRLEGGAALSAVELAEHLGISRASVYRVIQRCENRGYNIVRERGRFRLASRDRDAGRFEFSLSAQQAHDLVAAVESVRRLTPYAAEALEVLRKTLIGSKLERPSAVYYHSYDEIDPEVYPRVVAAIEQRKVLELTYKPTNVKRSLSQHTFEPYRIIFWNGHYYLAGRSRTFSHKPGGGLMHLRLDRILEAKVAVAWHEGQKVPDTLTFPEPDFDPQAYVERSFGTFGGDGEPEEVVLHFPAHNAKAAAEVQRHPSRKLLPQDDGSLIYKLTVPITEELVWWAASWKGLRVLAPDHLREKVRRHCLELAYLNQ from the coding sequence ATGACCAACGAGAACGACATCCGCCTGATCCAGCGCCTCGAGGGTGGCGCGGCGCTGAGCGCGGTCGAGTTGGCGGAGCACTTGGGCATCAGCCGGGCCAGCGTGTACCGGGTGATCCAGCGCTGTGAAAACCGGGGCTACAACATCGTGCGCGAGCGCGGCCGCTTCCGGCTGGCCAGCCGCGACCGCGACGCCGGGCGCTTCGAGTTCAGCCTCAGCGCGCAGCAAGCCCACGACCTGGTGGCGGCGGTGGAGAGCGTGCGCCGCCTCACGCCCTATGCTGCTGAGGCCCTCGAGGTCTTGCGCAAGACCCTCATCGGCAGCAAGCTCGAGCGCCCCTCGGCCGTCTACTACCATTCCTACGACGAGATCGACCCGGAGGTGTACCCGCGGGTCGTGGCGGCCATCGAGCAGCGCAAGGTGCTCGAGCTCACCTACAAGCCCACCAACGTCAAGCGCAGCCTCAGCCAGCACACCTTCGAGCCCTACCGGATCATCTTTTGGAACGGGCACTACTACCTCGCTGGCCGCAGCCGCACCTTCAGCCACAAGCCGGGCGGCGGCCTGATGCACCTGCGCCTTGACCGGATCCTCGAGGCCAAGGTCGCGGTAGCCTGGCACGAGGGCCAGAAGGTGCCCGACACCCTGACCTTCCCCGAGCCCGACTTCGACCCTCAGGCTTACGTCGAGCGCAGCTTCGGCACCTTCGGCGGCGACGGCGAGCCCGAGGAGGTCGTGCTGCACTTCCCGGCCCACAACGCCAAGGCGGCCGCCGAGGTCCAGCGCCACCCCAGCCGAAAGCTGCTTCCCCAGGACGACGGGTCGCTGATCTACAAGCTCACGGTGCCTATAACCGAGGAGTTGGTGTGGTGGGCAGCCTCCTGGAAGGGCCTGCGGGTCCTCGCGCCTGACCACCTGCGCGAGAAGGTGCGCCGGCACTGCCTCGAGCTTGCCTACCTGAACCAATGA